The following proteins are co-located in the Corynebacterium kalinowskii genome:
- a CDS encoding CAP domain-containing protein has translation MKKIIATAVAALAVTFGASTVATPAAEAFPFAVGENLTAAEADIADQINGIRAAHGLHTLGWNQYLSDSSRSWSQTSAARDHLAHDPMALQLSDMENVAVMYNNPRDAVNGWMNSPAHRDNILSPYAKSMGIGVAKNAATGGYFVTMRGAY, from the coding sequence ATGAAGAAGATCATCGCAACCGCAGTAGCAGCCCTTGCAGTAACCTTCGGCGCCTCCACCGTAGCGACTCCTGCAGCCGAGGCTTTCCCATTCGCAGTAGGCGAAAACCTCACCGCAGCTGAAGCCGATATCGCAGACCAGATTAACGGCATCCGCGCCGCCCACGGCCTGCACACCTTGGGCTGGAACCAGTACCTGTCCGACTCTTCTCGCTCTTGGTCCCAGACCAGTGCGGCTCGTGACCACCTGGCTCACGACCCAATGGCCCTGCAGCTCAGTGACATGGAAAACGTCGCTGTGATGTACAACAACCCACGCGACGCCGTCAACGGCTGGATGAACTCCCCAGCACACCGTGACAACATCTTGAGCCCTTACGCCAAGTCCATGGGCATCGGCGTAGCAAAGAACGCTGCTACTGGCGGCTATTTCGTCACCATGCGTGGCGCATACTAA
- a CDS encoding peptidylprolyl isomerase, which produces MTQKTATATLHTNRGDIVIDLFGNHAPETVDNFVGLANGSKEYKAANASGTNEGPFYDGAIFHRVIDGFMIQGGDPTGTGTGGPGYKFADEIHPELRFDRSYLLAMANAGPGTNGSQFFITVAATPWLNGKHTIFGEVTDAASQKVVDDIATTATAAMDRPVDPVVINSVTIA; this is translated from the coding sequence ATGACTCAAAAGACCGCAACTGCGACGCTGCACACCAACCGTGGTGACATCGTCATTGACCTTTTTGGCAACCACGCACCTGAAACCGTTGACAACTTCGTTGGCCTGGCTAATGGCTCCAAGGAATACAAGGCTGCCAACGCTTCCGGCACCAACGAGGGTCCGTTCTACGACGGCGCCATCTTCCACCGCGTCATCGACGGCTTCATGATTCAGGGCGGCGACCCAACCGGCACCGGCACCGGTGGCCCTGGCTACAAGTTCGCTGATGAAATCCACCCTGAGCTGCGCTTCGACCGCTCCTACCTGCTGGCCATGGCCAACGCTGGCCCAGGCACCAACGGCTCCCAGTTCTTCATCACCGTCGCGGCCACTCCTTGGCTGAACGGCAAGCACACCATCTTCGGTGAGGTCACTGACGCGGCATCCCAGAAGGTTGTCGATGACATCGCTACCACCGCGACCGCTGCTATGGACCGCCCAGTCGATCCAGTAGTTATCAACTCCGTCACGATTGCCTAA
- a CDS encoding rhomboid family intramembrane serine protease, whose protein sequence is MLKIWWRQAPVTVAVCVLMVLFYLATVAQSLSVVDNLSGSSLADRFILYLPAMSGPFGPLRAVGSAFMHLGPGHLVLNLLLLFLLGREVETSYGARMYLLLWFVSAVGASTVTVWMDPLAAVVGASGVAYALMVLFAFLVAQRGGDLRAPIVLILANVAYTLMTPAVSLWGHMGGLLAGLLLALALLAREHRVRWILVSGIAAMFVIALLFKVATFTTSGFWPALL, encoded by the coding sequence ATGCTGAAAATCTGGTGGCGCCAAGCGCCCGTTACCGTCGCAGTGTGCGTCCTTATGGTGTTGTTTTACCTGGCGACGGTCGCGCAGTCCCTCTCAGTTGTGGACAATCTTTCGGGAAGTTCGCTCGCTGACCGCTTCATTCTCTATCTGCCGGCTATGAGCGGCCCCTTCGGTCCGCTGCGAGCTGTGGGTTCGGCATTCATGCACCTGGGCCCAGGGCATTTGGTTTTGAACCTGTTGCTGTTGTTCCTACTCGGTCGGGAAGTGGAAACCAGCTATGGAGCGCGCATGTATTTGCTGCTGTGGTTCGTCTCGGCGGTGGGCGCGAGCACTGTGACAGTGTGGATGGACCCGCTGGCCGCTGTCGTAGGAGCTTCCGGGGTGGCCTATGCCCTCATGGTGTTGTTCGCATTTCTGGTGGCGCAACGAGGTGGCGACCTGCGCGCCCCCATCGTGCTCATTCTGGCCAACGTCGCTTACACCCTGATGACCCCCGCAGTGTCCCTGTGGGGCCACATGGGAGGCCTCCTAGCTGGTCTTTTGCTGGCTCTTGCATTGCTAGCCCGGGAGCACCGGGTGAGGTGGATCCTCGTTTCGGGCATCGCAGCAATGTTCGTTATTGCTTTGTTGTTCAAAGTGGCAACGTTTACCACCAGTGGGTTCTGGCCGGCTCTGCTGTAG
- the crgA gene encoding cell division protein CrgA — translation MPKAKVTKTATPTSAANRTPVKISSSGTPMWYKIIMFGFMLAGLLWLVVNYLAGQDISFMRELGPWNYGIGFGLFIMGLLMTMGWR, via the coding sequence ATGCCGAAAGCAAAAGTAACTAAAACCGCTACCCCAACAAGCGCTGCGAACCGCACGCCGGTGAAGATCAGCTCCTCCGGCACCCCAATGTGGTACAAGATCATCATGTTCGGCTTCATGCTCGCCGGGCTGCTGTGGTTGGTAGTGAACTACCTAGCTGGCCAGGATATTTCCTTCATGCGTGAGCTCGGTCCATGGAACTACGGTATCGGTTTTGGCTTGTTCATTATGGGTCTGCTGATGACCATGGGATGGCGCTAA
- the pknB gene encoding Stk1 family PASTA domain-containing Ser/Thr kinase, whose protein sequence is MPLHSLGHRYELGDMIGTGGMSDVYRATDTLLGRDVAVKIMRADLARDEGFRERFRREAQNGGGLNHPAIVAVYDTGDTELHGVTVPYIVMELVRGKTLRAIIRDNGPLEPNEAAKILVPVCEALQVSHDAGIIHRDIKPANIMITPTGDVKVMDFGIARALGDATSAMTATAAVIGTAQYLSPEQARGKSADARSDIYATGCVFYELLTGKPPFSGDSPLAIAYQHVQEDPIPPSEHIHGLSPTVAVNVDAVCLTAMAKHPGDRYQSAAEFAEDLRRIERGSVAMAARNHLHTDPDPTPEPYDPPTQVTKAVVAPVAAPEPVGATESVASHRAEKKNSSWGTAVATLAVLALLGGGGYVAYTYLSEDEAKKPTAPAQSQNVAIPDVAGKPEAAASKILTDLGLKVEPKEEASPTVPKGQVIATNPAAGSQIRPGSTVTLVVSTGKEIIEVPDLRNLTTQEAEKILSQAGLQLDPTVRQETSDQVENGKILDQSPGAGSQVSKGSRVAITVSSGIEEVRVPSIDGMKWSQAEGNLTALGLVPRVEFVDSEKPEGTVISLAEAGQKLPKGSVVNVTVSNGSAIKMPTLKGLTATQALRALRDAGWTAPDTSLQQRRVGTTALIDQGKIAQQDPAAGQPLPKDALVYVDVYEFQLLPPAP, encoded by the coding sequence ATGCCTTTGCACTCGCTGGGTCACCGCTATGAGCTAGGTGACATGATCGGAACCGGCGGCATGTCTGACGTCTATCGCGCCACGGACACGCTGCTGGGTCGCGACGTCGCGGTCAAAATCATGCGAGCCGACCTCGCCCGCGATGAAGGCTTCCGCGAGCGCTTCCGCAGAGAGGCACAAAACGGCGGAGGCCTAAACCACCCGGCCATCGTTGCCGTCTACGACACCGGCGATACCGAGCTACATGGTGTGACTGTCCCGTACATCGTGATGGAGCTGGTGCGAGGCAAGACGTTGCGCGCGATCATCCGTGACAACGGCCCGCTCGAGCCGAACGAGGCCGCGAAGATCCTGGTTCCGGTGTGTGAGGCCCTCCAGGTCAGCCATGACGCCGGCATTATCCACCGCGATATCAAGCCGGCCAACATCATGATCACCCCAACCGGGGATGTGAAGGTGATGGACTTTGGCATCGCCCGCGCCCTCGGCGACGCCACCTCCGCCATGACTGCCACCGCCGCGGTCATCGGCACAGCCCAATATCTTTCCCCCGAGCAGGCCCGGGGAAAGAGCGCCGATGCCCGCTCCGATATTTACGCCACCGGCTGTGTCTTCTATGAACTGCTCACTGGCAAGCCACCTTTTTCCGGTGACTCTCCCCTGGCGATCGCTTACCAGCATGTGCAGGAAGACCCGATCCCTCCATCCGAGCACATCCACGGTCTCTCCCCGACTGTCGCCGTAAATGTCGACGCGGTGTGTCTGACCGCAATGGCTAAGCACCCAGGCGATCGATACCAATCCGCCGCGGAATTTGCTGAGGACTTGCGCCGCATTGAGCGCGGATCCGTGGCGATGGCTGCCCGCAATCATCTCCACACTGACCCGGATCCCACCCCGGAGCCCTACGATCCGCCGACCCAGGTCACCAAGGCCGTGGTCGCGCCGGTTGCGGCCCCTGAACCAGTCGGGGCCACAGAGTCGGTCGCCTCTCACCGCGCCGAAAAGAAGAACTCTTCGTGGGGCACGGCCGTCGCTACCCTGGCTGTCCTCGCGTTGCTCGGTGGTGGCGGCTATGTGGCGTACACCTATCTCTCAGAGGATGAGGCAAAGAAGCCCACGGCGCCGGCCCAGTCGCAGAACGTGGCCATCCCCGATGTTGCGGGCAAACCCGAGGCGGCAGCGAGCAAGATACTCACTGACCTTGGTCTTAAAGTAGAGCCGAAAGAAGAAGCGAGCCCAACCGTGCCTAAGGGCCAGGTCATCGCCACCAATCCGGCTGCCGGATCGCAGATCCGCCCTGGTTCCACCGTCACGTTGGTTGTCTCCACCGGCAAGGAAATTATCGAAGTTCCAGATCTTAGGAACCTGACCACCCAAGAGGCCGAGAAGATTCTTAGCCAGGCGGGACTGCAACTCGATCCAACCGTGAGGCAAGAGACCTCTGACCAGGTAGAAAATGGGAAGATTCTCGATCAGTCCCCAGGAGCGGGTTCGCAGGTATCCAAGGGCTCTCGCGTTGCTATTACGGTCTCCTCCGGTATCGAGGAAGTCCGCGTGCCGTCGATCGACGGCATGAAGTGGTCCCAAGCAGAGGGCAACCTCACGGCTCTCGGTTTGGTCCCCCGGGTCGAGTTTGTCGACTCCGAAAAGCCAGAAGGCACCGTCATTTCCCTCGCCGAGGCCGGCCAAAAGCTACCCAAGGGCTCTGTTGTTAACGTGACCGTCTCCAATGGCTCGGCAATCAAGATGCCAACACTGAAGGGCCTCACCGCAACCCAAGCGCTGCGGGCGCTTCGCGACGCCGGTTGGACCGCCCCCGACACGTCGCTCCAGCAACGCAGGGTAGGAACCACTGCGCTCATCGACCAAGGCAAGATCGCGCAACAAGACCCCGCAGCGGGGCAACCACTCCCGAAGGATGCGTTGGTATACGTTGACGTTTACGAATTCCAGCTGCTCCCACCGGCACCGTAA
- a CDS encoding serine/threonine-protein kinase, producing MDLQSLIGPDYKLQWEIGHGGMSTVWLADDIRNGREVAVKVLRPEFSDNQEFLSRFRNEARTAESIQHPNVVATYDYRELVDDRGRNFCFIVMEFVRGESLADLIAREGRIPEDRALGILEQAAHGLATIHSMGLVHRDIKPGNIMITPEDRVKITDFGIAKAAAAVPLTRTGMVVGTAQYVSPEQAQGHDVTATSDVYSLGVVGYELLSGQRPFTGDSSVSVAISHIRDAAPPLGIDISAPTRELIAIALRKDARSRFADGRAFAEAISQVRFGQQPQDPNPHPMQVPAPASAQTTVLTVRTPAEVLEEAAPEKKGKGGWIATGIIALLLAAGGGAWALLGGEDPEPAPIPTTTAPAPATTTVTQVAPAPSTSSKTTTTKQTTTPTSSTPEPTTVTSTSEPTTTKETSTKETKDKPTKPAKTEPRVSVPEEVLPTETIDLDIPNLTTLINNGIIN from the coding sequence ATGGATCTTCAATCGCTCATCGGGCCCGATTACAAGTTGCAGTGGGAGATCGGCCACGGCGGTATGTCCACCGTGTGGCTTGCCGACGACATCCGCAACGGCCGCGAGGTGGCCGTCAAAGTCCTGCGCCCCGAATTCTCGGACAACCAAGAGTTCCTCAGCCGCTTCCGCAATGAGGCTCGCACGGCTGAAAGTATTCAGCACCCAAACGTGGTGGCTACTTACGATTACCGCGAGCTGGTGGACGACCGGGGTCGGAATTTTTGCTTCATCGTCATGGAGTTTGTGCGCGGTGAATCCCTCGCTGACCTGATTGCTCGAGAGGGTCGCATCCCCGAGGATCGCGCGCTCGGCATCCTGGAACAAGCTGCCCACGGCTTAGCCACCATCCACTCCATGGGGTTGGTGCACCGGGATATAAAGCCAGGCAACATCATGATCACCCCGGAGGACCGGGTGAAGATCACGGACTTTGGCATCGCCAAGGCTGCCGCAGCGGTGCCGCTGACCCGCACCGGCATGGTGGTGGGCACGGCGCAGTATGTCTCCCCGGAGCAGGCGCAGGGCCACGATGTCACCGCCACCTCCGATGTGTATTCGCTGGGTGTGGTGGGCTACGAGCTGCTGTCCGGCCAACGTCCCTTCACTGGTGATTCTTCCGTTTCTGTGGCGATCTCCCACATCCGCGATGCAGCGCCGCCACTGGGCATTGACATTTCGGCGCCGACCCGTGAGCTCATCGCCATCGCCTTGCGTAAGGATGCCCGCAGCCGCTTTGCGGACGGTCGCGCGTTCGCTGAGGCGATCTCGCAGGTCCGCTTCGGTCAGCAACCACAGGACCCGAACCCGCATCCGATGCAGGTTCCGGCGCCGGCCAGTGCGCAGACGACCGTTCTCACCGTGCGCACCCCAGCAGAGGTGCTGGAGGAGGCTGCCCCAGAAAAGAAGGGCAAGGGTGGCTGGATTGCCACGGGCATTATTGCCCTGCTACTCGCGGCTGGTGGCGGGGCGTGGGCATTACTCGGTGGCGAAGATCCAGAGCCTGCACCGATTCCGACGACCACTGCACCTGCACCCGCGACGACTACGGTGACGCAGGTGGCCCCCGCGCCGTCGACAAGCTCGAAGACGACCACGACGAAGCAGACGACAACCCCAACCTCGAGCACCCCGGAGCCGACCACCGTAACGTCGACGTCTGAGCCGACGACCACTAAGGAGACGTCGACGAAGGAAACCAAGGACAAGCCAACGAAACCGGCCAAGACGGAGCCACGCGTGTCTGTCCCGGAGGAAGTGCTCCCAACTGAGACGATTGATTTGGATATCCCAAATCTGACTACGCTCATTAATAATGGAATCATCAACTAA
- a CDS encoding penicillin-binding transpeptidase domain-containing protein, which translates to MNRSIRNTAIFAILIILALLVNLSIVHVFKDDAYAKSELNRRGLYEMKSTPRGQISAGGQVLAQSVQGEDGFYHRQYPNDVSAYGPTLGYLSDTYGASGLESSYNGVLNGTDPSLFASRWWDTITGKEKNGASLKLTINPAVQQVAYEGLTQRGYEGAVVALNPKTGEILAMASTPSYDPASIEDNWDQLQAQEGAPMLNHATQETLPPGSTFKVITTAAGLANGYNADSSVTGATSITLPGTTTTLENYGGQSCGGTSTTLRQAFAKSCNTAFVEMGINVGDEAMTKAAKDFGLGDTYDLGLPMSPGAIGDLSDAAARGQSAIGQRDISMSVLQNAVVAATVANGGKRMEPHVVAEVLGSDLRSLKKTKPKELGQAISAEQAATLTELMKGSERLTQGATGADIASKTGTAEHGEDSRNSNPHAWYIAFGPTKDADVAVAVVVKNGGDRGQAATGGSVAAPIGRAVIDAALRSAR; encoded by the coding sequence ATGAACCGCTCGATCCGCAACACCGCGATCTTCGCGATCCTCATCATCCTCGCCCTGCTGGTCAACCTCAGCATCGTCCACGTATTCAAAGACGATGCTTACGCCAAGAGCGAGCTGAACCGCCGCGGCCTGTACGAGATGAAATCCACGCCGCGCGGCCAGATCTCCGCCGGTGGCCAGGTCTTGGCGCAGTCTGTCCAAGGCGAGGACGGTTTCTACCACCGCCAGTACCCCAACGACGTGTCCGCCTACGGCCCAACCCTCGGCTACCTCAGTGACACCTACGGCGCTTCGGGCCTGGAATCCTCCTACAACGGCGTACTCAATGGCACCGACCCTTCCCTGTTTGCCTCCCGCTGGTGGGACACCATCACAGGCAAGGAAAAGAATGGTGCCTCACTCAAGCTCACCATCAATCCGGCCGTCCAGCAGGTGGCCTATGAGGGACTGACCCAGCGCGGTTATGAAGGCGCGGTTGTTGCCCTCAACCCGAAGACCGGCGAGATCCTGGCCATGGCTTCTACCCCGTCGTATGATCCGGCCTCCATCGAGGACAACTGGGATCAGCTGCAAGCCCAAGAGGGTGCCCCGATGCTGAACCACGCCACCCAGGAGACCCTGCCTCCTGGCTCCACGTTCAAGGTGATCACCACCGCAGCGGGCCTAGCGAACGGCTACAACGCCGACTCCTCCGTCACCGGCGCCACGTCCATCACCCTCCCTGGTACCACTACCACCCTGGAAAACTATGGTGGTCAGTCCTGTGGCGGTACTTCCACCACGCTGCGCCAGGCCTTTGCCAAGTCGTGCAACACGGCCTTCGTGGAGATGGGCATCAACGTGGGCGATGAGGCGATGACCAAGGCCGCCAAGGACTTTGGCCTGGGCGACACCTACGACCTTGGCCTGCCGATGAGCCCCGGCGCGATCGGTGACCTCTCCGATGCCGCTGCCCGTGGCCAGTCCGCGATCGGCCAGCGCGACATCTCCATGTCCGTCCTGCAAAACGCGGTGGTCGCCGCGACCGTAGCCAATGGCGGCAAGCGGATGGAACCACACGTGGTTGCCGAGGTCCTGGGTAGCGACCTGCGCTCCCTGAAGAAGACGAAGCCGAAGGAACTGGGCCAGGCTATTTCCGCCGAGCAGGCCGCGACCCTGACCGAGCTAATGAAGGGCTCCGAGCGTTTGACGCAGGGGGCAACGGGGGCAGACATTGCCTCCAAAACGGGTACCGCGGAACACGGCGAGGACTCCCGGAACTCTAATCCACACGCGTGGTACATCGCTTTCGGACCAACGAAGGATGCCGATGTCGCGGTAGCCGTCGTTGTGAAGAACGGCGGTGACCGGGGCCAGGCCGCAACCGGTGGTTCCGTGGCAGCCCCAATCGGCCGCGCCGTGATCGACGCTGCGCTTCGTAGCGCGCGCTAA
- a CDS encoding FtsW/RodA/SpoVE family cell cycle protein, giving the protein MSVFERFALRRKEFGLLILAAVIIGVAMVNLEVALGNALTLEVIYIVGGFIGVFTIAHLALCFLAPYADQVMLPVAALLNGLGLIMIYRLDSALENSMATRQVMWTLVGVVLMVLVLVFVRDHKVLSRYSYLLGLIGLILLALPMVWPIQPDTAADAKIWLTIGPFSIQPGEFSKILLLLFFAQLLVNKRALFTVAGYRIFGMDFPRLRDLAPILLVWAIALVIMAGENDFGPALLLFATVLGMLYLATNRVSWLLIGVVLVAVGGFGIYQISDKIQARFANFQDPIGNYETSYQLAQALFGMSWGGITGTGLGQGYPHIVPVAWSDFILSSVGEELGLVGLAAVLTLFMIFISRGMNAALKVKDSYGKLVAAGLSLTLAIQIFVVTGGISAMMPMTGLTTPFMSAGGSSLMANYILLGLILRISDSAQRPFGRGTNTPALSTDTQLSEAVH; this is encoded by the coding sequence GTGAGTGTGTTTGAACGATTCGCGCTGAGGCGCAAGGAATTCGGACTGTTGATTCTCGCGGCCGTCATCATCGGCGTTGCAATGGTCAACCTGGAGGTCGCGCTCGGCAACGCGCTGACCCTCGAAGTCATCTATATCGTCGGTGGCTTCATCGGCGTGTTCACCATCGCCCACCTGGCCCTCTGCTTCCTCGCGCCCTACGCCGACCAAGTCATGCTGCCTGTCGCAGCGCTGCTCAACGGCCTGGGGCTGATCATGATTTACCGCCTGGACTCCGCGCTCGAAAACTCCATGGCCACCCGCCAGGTGATGTGGACCCTAGTCGGCGTCGTCCTCATGGTGTTGGTGCTGGTGTTCGTGCGCGACCACAAGGTGCTCAGCCGGTATTCCTATTTGCTCGGCTTGATCGGCCTGATCCTGCTGGCGCTGCCGATGGTCTGGCCGATTCAACCGGACACGGCCGCCGATGCCAAAATCTGGCTCACCATCGGTCCGTTTTCTATTCAGCCCGGTGAGTTTTCCAAGATCCTCCTCCTGCTGTTTTTCGCCCAGCTGCTTGTGAACAAGCGTGCGCTTTTCACCGTCGCGGGCTACCGCATTTTCGGAATGGACTTCCCGCGTCTACGTGACCTCGCCCCAATCCTGCTCGTGTGGGCGATCGCCCTGGTCATCATGGCCGGCGAAAATGACTTTGGCCCGGCGCTGCTGCTCTTTGCGACGGTCCTCGGCATGCTTTACCTGGCCACCAACCGGGTGTCCTGGCTCCTCATTGGCGTCGTGCTTGTGGCCGTGGGTGGCTTTGGCATCTACCAAATTTCGGACAAGATCCAGGCTCGCTTCGCCAACTTCCAGGACCCGATCGGCAACTACGAAACCAGCTACCAGCTCGCGCAAGCGCTGTTCGGCATGTCCTGGGGCGGAATCACTGGAACCGGTTTGGGCCAGGGCTATCCGCACATCGTGCCGGTGGCCTGGTCTGACTTCATCCTCTCCAGCGTCGGCGAAGAACTCGGTCTGGTCGGCCTGGCGGCTGTCTTGACTCTGTTCATGATTTTCATCTCCCGTGGCATGAACGCCGCGCTCAAGGTCAAGGACTCCTACGGCAAGCTCGTGGCAGCCGGCCTTTCCCTGACGCTGGCGATTCAGATCTTCGTGGTCACCGGTGGCATTTCCGCCATGATGCCGATGACAGGCCTGACTACCCCATTCATGTCCGCCGGTGGTTCCTCCCTGATGGCGAACTACATTCTGCTCGGACTGATCCTGCGTATTTCCGATTCCGCGCAGCGCCCATTCGGCCGTGGTACCAACACCCCGGCCCTCAGCACCGATACCCAACTGAGCGAGGCGGTGCACTAA
- a CDS encoding PP2C family protein-serine/threonine phosphatase has protein sequence MKLNFTVASDRGLVRGNNEDSAYAGPRLLALADGMGGHAAGEVASQIMIDHLRVLDADAADNDLLALLGTIADDANAAIAAEIEQRPETAGMGTTCTTLLFDGTQFGLLHVGDSRGYRLRDGKLERITRDDTYVQSLVDEGELDAEDVSTHPQRSLILKAYTGQPVEPTLQYLDAQVGDRLLLCSDGLSDPVTFDTIQNELGKGSPKDAAIRLIELALRSGGPDNVTIVIADVVEGDGAAPELPMTAGAINIGEPENPRPDTSAGRAAAMADQSRQPIEIPAAANTKKRRPWVGLVITLIIVGLLAGLGFYAKTMRDDNFFVATDNDAVVIKQGFHTDVFGKPLYEVYQAACLDKDGKLMVVDKGDTSCTPFTLNDLKPDARNSVATLPSGSYDEVMQQVTRLSEQILPACVKREGGQPDQTQAGDLNSPGVNCREVAK, from the coding sequence ATGAAACTCAACTTCACCGTCGCCTCCGACCGCGGCCTCGTCCGCGGCAACAACGAAGACTCCGCCTACGCAGGCCCGCGCCTGCTCGCGCTTGCCGACGGCATGGGCGGCCACGCAGCCGGTGAAGTCGCCTCCCAGATCATGATCGACCACCTGCGTGTCCTCGACGCAGACGCCGCAGACAATGACCTGCTCGCCCTGCTCGGCACCATCGCTGACGATGCCAATGCAGCCATCGCCGCCGAGATCGAACAGCGCCCCGAGACTGCGGGCATGGGCACCACCTGCACCACTTTGCTTTTCGACGGCACCCAGTTCGGCCTCCTCCACGTCGGCGATTCCCGGGGCTACCGCCTGCGCGACGGCAAGTTGGAGCGGATCACCCGCGACGACACCTACGTGCAGTCCCTGGTCGACGAAGGCGAGCTGGACGCGGAAGATGTGTCCACCCACCCGCAGCGCTCCCTGATCCTCAAGGCCTACACCGGCCAGCCAGTTGAGCCCACCTTGCAGTACCTCGACGCCCAGGTCGGCGATCGTTTGCTGCTCTGCTCAGACGGCCTCTCTGACCCAGTCACTTTTGACACCATCCAGAACGAACTGGGCAAGGGCAGCCCGAAGGACGCGGCCATCAGGCTCATCGAGCTCGCACTGCGCTCCGGCGGCCCGGACAATGTCACCATCGTCATCGCGGACGTGGTGGAGGGTGACGGCGCCGCTCCCGAGCTGCCGATGACGGCAGGCGCGATCAACATCGGCGAGCCAGAAAATCCCAGGCCAGACACCTCTGCAGGGCGCGCCGCCGCCATGGCAGACCAGTCCCGCCAACCCATCGAAATCCCCGCAGCGGCCAACACCAAGAAGCGGCGGCCGTGGGTCGGTCTAGTAATCACGCTGATAATCGTCGGACTGCTCGCCGGGCTTGGGTTTTATGCCAAGACCATGCGGGACGACAACTTCTTCGTCGCGACCGACAATGACGCCGTGGTCATCAAACAGGGCTTCCACACGGACGTGTTCGGGAAGCCACTGTACGAGGTGTACCAAGCGGCGTGCCTGGATAAGGATGGCAAGCTCATGGTCGTCGATAAGGGCGATACATCCTGCACCCCATTCACCCTCAACGACCTCAAGCCTGATGCCCGTAACTCGGTGGCCACCCTGCCTTCAGGAAGCTACGACGAGGTCATGCAGCAGGTCACCCGCTTGTCTGAGCAGATCCTCCCTGCGTGCGTGAAGCGAGAGGGGGGACAGCCCGACCAAACCCAGGCCGGAGACCTGAACTCCCCTGGCGTGAACTGCCGGGAGGTTGCCAAGTGA
- a CDS encoding FHA domain-containing protein FhaB/FipA — MDLGILLIFRIGLLALMWLFILSIVRVLRKDLGAAAGPAVVQNRPSLPKLGAKGSVRLLKVIDGPLTGSHMDISTLQELTLGRSQDADFVVGDDYASGRHSRLFKRGSDWYIEDLASRNGTYVMGMRIEQPEKVQVGSDIKIGRTTVRLEP, encoded by the coding sequence ATGGATCTTGGAATTTTGCTCATATTCCGCATCGGACTGCTCGCCTTGATGTGGCTGTTCATCCTCAGCATCGTCCGTGTTCTCCGCAAGGACCTCGGCGCAGCGGCCGGCCCGGCAGTGGTGCAAAATCGGCCAAGCCTGCCAAAACTGGGGGCTAAGGGCAGTGTCCGCCTCCTGAAGGTGATCGACGGTCCCCTCACCGGCTCCCACATGGACATTTCCACCCTGCAGGAGCTCACGCTCGGCCGCAGTCAGGACGCCGACTTCGTGGTCGGGGATGACTATGCTTCCGGCCGTCACTCGCGCCTGTTCAAACGGGGCAGCGATTGGTACATTGAGGATCTTGCGTCCCGCAACGGTACTTATGTCATGGGCATGCGCATCGAGCAGCCCGAAAAAGTCCAGGTAGGCAGCGACATCAAAATTGGACGGACCACCGTCAGGTTGGAGCCCTAA
- a CDS encoding DUF3662 and FHA domain-containing protein, which produces MGLMDRFAKLDSAMQRGLDNGLARVFGGNVVPAEIEEALKQQAEDYRVHTYEGYIEAPNEYTVSVSEQDAKNLKEQHPRLEEGLADLMTRHIRNQGWTAAGEVSVKIQANESLKTGQMKVENKIEEDMDVDKQPKHLNLLLQDGSSRTYALKEGSNIIGRGQDADLRLPDTGVSREHVEITWNGEDAVLTDLQSTNGTTVNDMPVDNWMLADGDVISVGHSRIEVRITKG; this is translated from the coding sequence GTGGGATTGATGGATAGGTTTGCCAAGCTTGACTCCGCAATGCAGCGTGGCCTCGATAATGGGTTAGCCCGCGTCTTTGGTGGGAACGTCGTGCCCGCCGAGATCGAAGAGGCGCTCAAGCAGCAGGCCGAAGACTACCGTGTCCATACTTATGAGGGCTATATCGAAGCTCCGAATGAATACACGGTCAGCGTGTCCGAACAGGATGCCAAGAATCTCAAAGAGCAACACCCCCGCCTTGAAGAAGGCCTCGCGGATCTCATGACCCGCCACATCCGCAACCAAGGTTGGACTGCCGCCGGCGAAGTCTCCGTCAAAATCCAGGCGAATGAGTCTTTGAAGACCGGTCAGATGAAGGTTGAGAACAAGATAGAGGAAGACATGGACGTCGATAAGCAACCCAAGCATCTCAACCTGCTGCTTCAGGACGGCTCGAGCCGCACCTACGCCCTCAAAGAGGGCTCCAACATCATCGGCCGTGGTCAGGATGCCGACCTGCGCCTTCCGGACACCGGCGTGAGTCGCGAGCACGTCGAGATCACCTGGAACGGCGAGGACGCCGTGCTCACAGACCTGCAAAGCACCAACGGCACCACCGTCAACGACATGCCCGTGGACAACTGGATGCTGGCGGACGGCGACGTGATTTCGGTGGGCCACTCGCGCATCGAAGTACGGATCACGAAGGGATAG